From Prevotella sp. oral taxon 299 str. F0039:
TTGAAAACAATGTCAATGCGTTTTGCTTGTAAAAGGATTGCTTTTGGAGTGTAATAGCATTGTTTTTAGAGGCTAAAAACATTGACTTTATTTTAAATGAAGCTTAAGGAATAGTTCCTAATAAATAAAAATAAAGTGTGAAAAATGATGTTGATAGAGAATATGATCCAATAAAAACACCTCGTTCAACATCTATTAGAGTGTTAAACGAGGTGTCGTTATGTTTGAAGAGTGGTTGAATAACTCTTTATAAGGTTCTAAAACCAATTATTTTTCTTATCTCATTAAGAGTTGCCGAAGCACTTTCTCTCGCAGCATCAGCACCTTGTTTAGCTATTTTATCTAAGAGTTCTGTGTTAGAACTGAACTCAGCTATGCGCTCTCTAATAGGTGCAACGGTTGCACAAATGTCTTGTGCTATTTGCTTTTTCAATTCTCCGTAGCGAATAGTAGCGTTGTTCCATTGCTCATTAAAATAGTCGTAGGTATCTTGTGTTGAGCAAATTTGCAAGAAAGTGAATAGGTTTTCAATCACTTGAGGCTTCTCACTATTCAATTCAGTGGGTCCACTATCAGTCACAGCCTTCATCACTTTCTTTGTGATAGTCTTGTCGTCATCGTGAAGATAGATACAGTTTCCTTCGCTTTTACCCATCTTTCCGCTTCCATCTAAACCAGGAACTTTTACGGCTTTAGCGTTAAAATAGAAGTTTTGAGGTTCTGGAAAGAAATCAACACCATAGATATTGTTAAAACGTCGAGCGCATTTTCTCGCCATTTCCATATTTTGTTCTTGGTCTTTTCCTACAGGAACCTTCACTGCTCTGTGCTGAAGTATGTCTGCAGCCATAAGAGTTGGGTAAGTAAACAATCCCGCATTTACGTTGTCTGGTTGTTTTCTTGCTTTTTCTTTGAATGTTGTTACACGACCTAACTCGCCAATATAGGTGTTCATATTTAAGTAAAGATACAACTCAAGTGTTTCTTTTACATCGCTTTGAACGTATATTGGAGCTTTGTTTGGGTCGATTCCGCAAGCTAAATATTCTGCAAGAATGACACGTGCGCTATTTTGAATGTCCTCGGGTTTAGGTGAAGTAGTGAGCGAATGCCAATCTGCAATGAAAAACATACAATCATAATCATTCTGCATTTCGATAAAACTCTTCACCGCTCCGAAATAGTTTCCAAGGTGAAGAAAGCCTGTTGGGCGTATTCCACTAACTACTTTTTCCATATTTGTTGTATATTTTAGATTATAATAATGCAAAGATACTACTAAAATTTGAATAATTATATAATAATGTGTGGTAAGTTTCAATGCAAAATGCAACTCTTTTAGCATTGAATAGCATTGTTATTGTTGTGTAAAGTGATGTCTTTTGCCTATTAAAAGCAGTGCTATTGGAAAGGAGTGAGAGTGGACGTCTAAAGATATATTTGAAAAATAATAATAAAAAGTATTTGAAAATTTGGAAGATTAAAATAAATGTATTACCTTTGCAATCGCTTTTAAGAACTAAAAGACGGGCGTTTAGCTCAGCTGGTTTAGAGCATCTGCCTTACAAGCAGAGGGTCGGCGGTTCGAATCCGTCAACGCCCACATAAGAAAAAGACTTTATTTCAATTGAGATAAAGTCTTTTTTTATAATGCTGTTGGATTTATTGTGGGAAAAGAGTTAACTCGTTTGAGGATAAATGATAAATATATCACTTGCGTGAGGATATAAAAATAATGTGATAATATGAAAAAAAGCAATTGTATGGGTATGCTATGGAGGTGCTTTTAGCTTTTTATTTTGCTTAATGTAGCCTTAAATACAAGCAAGTTTGCGTGTTTTTTTATATGTGTTAGAGACTCTTAGGGCTTAATTTACTAACCTTCTGAACTGCGAATTCTATTGATATTGATACCGAATAGGGGAGAACTGTTAATATTATATTAAAGGTTATAACATATAGAGTGACTTCTTTATATATAGTTCTATTATATATTGATTTATTTATCGGTCTTTTTTTTGACTTATTAGTACCACAGGTTGCAAAGTTTTAATGATTTCTTCAAACTCTTCTCGAGTTGTTTTAACTCCTCTTAAACTTCTAACTGTAGAGAAATTGCTAAACCGCTCGTCACTACTTTTATACCAACAATATTTCAATTTCTGCGTTGTTCGCTTTATATCATTTTGAATTTTCAACGCATAATGAGGGTTTACCACCGACAAAAAGCAGGTTCCGTCGTTTTGTTCAATGCCCAAAATCAATCGTTCTTTTATCTTTTTTGCTTTCGAAGAACCAATTGTTTCGTTTGTTTTATAGTCTTTTGTGTTCACCGAAATAGTTAGTTCCCAACCAAATTCGGTATTAAACTTATTCATGAAGTGCTTAAAAACAGGTCCATGAGCCGACTTATCTTTAATATTTTTGAAGGCAATATAAAAGTGAATCATTTCGTGAAGCAAGATATTTTGTGCCTGTCGCTCGCTGAATTGATAATGAGTTGACATACCAATCTTATAATCATACGACCGAAAACCTCTGATAGTGAGATGCTTTTTATGCGAAAACCAACCCAGTTTTGTCTTTGTCTTCGACACTAAAAACAACGGAGTGGGTAGCACTTTATCGAAATAAAGTGCATTGAAAATATCGAATTGCTGAGCGATCCACTCTGTGTTAATTATCATCGTTTGTATCTTTATTTGCTTACTGAAGTGGAATTTCTGCTATAAGGTGTTCTTTTGAGGGACTAAAGAGAAAATAAAAGGCAGTATATATCTTCAAAAAAGTTGTCGAGAGATACATACTGCCATTCTATTTCTGCATCAGAAACGATGTAAATAATGGTCTATTGGGTTGTGAAAGAACAATTTATACCAATGAAGCAATAAGTTCTTCTTTGTCACCTTCGAGCATATCAATAACAGGAATCTCAATCATTGTATAGCAACCAGGTTGTAAACGCATAGAAGCACGAGCCACATTCACAAGTACTTGAGCTGTTAGAGCAGGGTTATTGATGCTCATATTGAACTCGAAGTGTTGATTTTGGGTTTCACCACTAACACCTTTGCGAACCAAATGCACGCCATGTCCCATGTCTTTCACATCATCTACCGATTTAACAGCAATAACATGGGTCTCGTCATGTGCAAAATAAGGGTCAGTTTTAATTGCTTTTGTCACCTCTTCAAGGCTTGCATTCTCTTCAAGTTCAACATAAACCATTCTTCTATGAATGCTTTCGCCCAATGGAATGGTCATAGATAGGGCGTCTTTAACCCCTTCTTTACCCTTAGCACATACGCTATGACCCATCGACATGCCTGGTCCAAAGTTGGTATAGCTTAGTCCTTTGGGTGCAAGACTTTGCATAAGGGTGCGCACAATCGAGTCAGAACCTGGGTCCCAACCTGCAGATATCACACAAACAGATTGCTTTTCTTTGCAAAGTGGCATCATCTCGGCACGATAACCCACAATTCCTGTGTGAATATCATAGCTATCTACGGTGTTAATACCTAAGCTAATGATGTCTTTTGCATATTCTGGACAGCTGCGAGTAGGCACTGCAAGAATGGCTACATCAACGTCTTTAAGATCTCTAATGTTCTTAACTACCTCATAGTTTGCCAATTCTTCAGGCTTGTTCTCTGCGCCATTACGACGCACAACGCCTGCAATCTCAAAGTCGTTTGCAGCTCTTAATGCTTCTAAAGTGTAACGACCAATGTTGCCATAGCCCACAATTGCAGCTCTAATTTTCTTCATGTTACTCATATTTCTTTTAGCTTTTTATTTTAATGGACGCAAAATTACAAGAAAAGTATAAAAAGTTATGTTTTTGATAGTTTAAATATTTATAAAAGAAAAGCTGTAAAAAGTCTTATGAAATGAGGTTTATAACTTTTTAAAAGCATGGTTATTGTGAGCAAATATTCAAAAAAATAGTATCTTTGCAAGTATGATTGATAGACTTACTGTTGAGAAAATAAAAGACGCTGCCAATATAGTTGATGTTGTTTCAGAGTTTGTTTCGCTTCGAAGAAGTGGTGCAAATTATAAAGGTTTGTGTCCTTTTCACAACGAAAGAACGCCCTCTTTCTTCGTATCTCCATCAAGAGGAATATGCCATTGCTTTAGTTGTGGACGTGGAGGAACACCCATTAACTTCATAATGGAACACGAACAAATGACCTATGTTGAGGCTCTTAGATGGTTAGCACGTAAATATAATATCGAAATTAAAGAGCGAGAGCTAACCGATAAGGAACGACAAGAACAGAGTGAGCGTGACAGTATGTTTATAGTTAATGAGTGGGCGGCAGATTATTTCAAGCAAATTCTGCTTGAAAGTGAAGGCGGAAACTCAATAGGATTGCAGTATTTTCGATCAAGAGGCTTTAGAGATGATATCATTTCGAAGTTTCATTTGGGTTATGATGTGCAAGATCGACATCAATTAGCACGTGAAGCACAAGCCAAAGGCTATCAACTCGACTTCTTATTAAAGACAGGAATATGTTATAAAAACGATAGATCGGAATACATCGACAGATATTCTGGTCGTGTAATCTTTCCTTGGTTGAGTGTAAGTGGTAAGATTGTGGGCTTTGGAGGCCGCTTATTAGACTCTAGAACCAAAGGAGTTGCACAGAAATATGTGAACTCTCCCGACTCAGAAATATACCATAAAGAACAGCTTTTATATGGTATTTATCAGGCAAAGAAAGCCATTTCGAGAGAAGATAGGGTTTATATGGTGGAAGGATACACCGATGTTATATCTATGCACCAATGTGGAATAGAGAATGTTGTGGCGAATTCGGGTACTGCTTTGAGTGTACATCAAATTCGAATGTTGCATCGTTTCACCTCAAATATCACCCTTTTATACGACGGAGACGCTGCAGGTATCCATGCAGCACTACGTGGAACGGATATGATTCTTGCCGAAGGAATGAATATTAAGGTGCTTATTTTACCCGATGGAGACGACCCTGACAGCTTTGCACGTAAGCATTCGTCGGCTGATTTCAAGCAATATATAGAAGATCATCAAGTGGATTTCATTCAATTTAAAACCAACTTGATGCTCAATGGAGTGACAGACCCTGCTAAAAGGTCTGAAGCTATCAACTCAATAGTGCAAAGCATTGCCGTAGTTCCTAATCAAATACTTCGTGATACTTATATTCACGATTGCGCACAACGATTGAATATTGCCGAAAGCACATTGATAAACACGATGAATAAGCTTATTCGTGAGGCACAAGATCGTATGAATAAAACGCCAAATGCAGAGGCACAGCGAGCTAATTCGACAAGTACTACCACACAGAAGTATACCAATAATCCTTCAATTCCTAAGGTAGAAACCATGTTAATGCAGGTAATTATTCGACATGGAGACTTTATTATCTATCGAGATATTGAAGATGAAGAGGGTAATCTCATTAATCTTACGGTGGCAGAGTGGATTAATTACAGCTTAGCAGCAGAGAATTTGCGTTTTAGTGCAGATATTTATAATCGTGTTTTAGATGAAACTTTAGCGCATTTGCAAGACGATAACTTCTCTGCAGAGCAGTATTTTATTCATCATAACGATATCGAAATAAGTCAGTTGGCTACTGAATTGATTCTAGATAAGTATCAATATATTCGTGAGCAGAAAGAAGAAAGCACTGTAAAACAGAATGTTAGTGATGAAGCTAGGATGGAAAAGGAAACCGAAAAATTAAGAAACGAGGTGTTGCACCTATTGTTAGATTTTCATTTCGACCTGCTTGAGCGTCGTTTGCAACAAATAAAAATGGAGATAACGCAACCTAATCACACTCCAGAAAGAATGGCTTCGTTGATGAAAGAGTTTAGAGATACACAGCAAAAGCGCAACGAATTGGCTCAACAACGAGGCAGTAACATTATTAGATAAGGTACTATTGTATTGCAAACTCACCTTTAGTCTTCTGGTAAATCTGTGTATTTCTTATTCCAATTCACTAAATATACCTTCTCAGAAGCACGAGTTAAAGCCGTATAAAGCCAGTGATAATAGTCTTGATTGAGCATATCTTCGGTTAAAAAGCCTTGATCAATGTACACATGAGCCCACTGTCCGCCTTGTGCTTTGTGACATGTTATGGCATAAGAGTATTTCACTTGTAAGGCGTTGAAATAGGCATCACTTCTAATTTGCTTCATCTTTTCAGTCTTAACACTAACATCTTGATAGTCTTCTAATAAGCCTTTGTAAAGCAATTCGTTTTGTTCTTTACTCAAAGCGGCTGTATCCGATAGCAAAGTGTCAAGTATAATGGTAGTGTAAAGCTCATAGTTATCATAGTCGGGGAACTGCAATAGCACATCAGTAAAGTGTAAACCATATAACTCCCTCTTGTTTCTTACCCTGCGAACGATAGCTCTATCGCCATTAGCAAGAAAGCTAATAGGAGCTTTAGCCTGCTCAGTCCAATAGTAATTGTTCTTTACTACCATCAGAATGTCGCCTGAATTCAGTTCCTCTTCATAGTCGAATACCTTGTTTCTAGTGCCTAAATTGTATATTTTAGCACGAGCATTAGAGCGTGTAATCACCATAGTCTCGTCTACACCCACTTGCTTATAGCTGTTGTTGAGGCTCTCAATGAGCTCGTCTCCATACACCACTTCAATATCACTAAATTGCTTTAGTTTCATAATGGGTGGCTCACCATATGCCAATTCGTCAATCATTGTACGAATGATGTTAGCATTCCACAAGATACCACTATTTTTATTCTGTCTTAAAACCTCGTTCAATTCACTCTCATATACCTCTAATGAGAATCTTTCAAGTACCTCTTTGGTTAAAGCTGGCGATGTTTCTTCACCTATCGGAGGTAATTGTGCGTTGTCACCAATAAGCAAAAGTCGACAATTAACACCATTATAAACGTAGGATAGTAAGTCTTCTAACAAACAACCACTACCGAATGTAGAAGTAAAAGACGAAGAGTTAGATATCATCGAGGCCTCATCGACAATGAAAAGCGTATCTTTATGGAGGTTA
This genomic window contains:
- a CDS encoding diaminopimelate dehydrogenase, encoding MKKIRAAIVGYGNIGRYTLEALRAANDFEIAGVVRRNGAENKPEELANYEVVKNIRDLKDVDVAILAVPTRSCPEYAKDIISLGINTVDSYDIHTGIVGYRAEMMPLCKEKQSVCVISAGWDPGSDSIVRTLMQSLAPKGLSYTNFGPGMSMGHSVCAKGKEGVKDALSMTIPLGESIHRRMVYVELEENASLEEVTKAIKTDPYFAHDETHVIAVKSVDDVKDMGHGVHLVRKGVSGETQNQHFEFNMSINNPALTAQVLVNVARASMRLQPGCYTMIEIPVIDMLEGDKEELIASLV
- the dnaG gene encoding DNA primase codes for the protein MIDRLTVEKIKDAANIVDVVSEFVSLRRSGANYKGLCPFHNERTPSFFVSPSRGICHCFSCGRGGTPINFIMEHEQMTYVEALRWLARKYNIEIKERELTDKERQEQSERDSMFIVNEWAADYFKQILLESEGGNSIGLQYFRSRGFRDDIISKFHLGYDVQDRHQLAREAQAKGYQLDFLLKTGICYKNDRSEYIDRYSGRVIFPWLSVSGKIVGFGGRLLDSRTKGVAQKYVNSPDSEIYHKEQLLYGIYQAKKAISREDRVYMVEGYTDVISMHQCGIENVVANSGTALSVHQIRMLHRFTSNITLLYDGDAAGIHAALRGTDMILAEGMNIKVLILPDGDDPDSFARKHSSADFKQYIEDHQVDFIQFKTNLMLNGVTDPAKRSEAINSIVQSIAVVPNQILRDTYIHDCAQRLNIAESTLINTMNKLIREAQDRMNKTPNAEAQRANSTSTTTQKYTNNPSIPKVETMLMQVIIRHGDFIIYRDIEDEEGNLINLTVAEWINYSLAAENLRFSADIYNRVLDETLAHLQDDNFSAEQYFIHHNDIEISQLATELILDKYQYIREQKEESTVKQNVSDEARMEKETEKLRNEVLHLLLDFHFDLLERRLQQIKMEITQPNHTPERMASLMKEFRDTQQKRNELAQQRGSNIIR
- a CDS encoding SprT-like domain-containing protein, encoding MIINTEWIAQQFDIFNALYFDKVLPTPLFLVSKTKTKLGWFSHKKHLTIRGFRSYDYKIGMSTHYQFSERQAQNILLHEMIHFYIAFKNIKDKSAHGPVFKHFMNKFNTEFGWELTISVNTKDYKTNETIGSSKAKKIKERLILGIEQNDGTCFLSVVNPHYALKIQNDIKRTTQKLKYCWYKSSDERFSNFSTVRSLRGVKTTREEFEEIIKTLQPVVLISQKKDR
- a CDS encoding ATP-dependent RecD-like DNA helicase translates to MIVDEITYQIESFIGFSPTNDQHNAALSFAHFLTEGAQNSIMMIKGSAGTGKTSLASAIVKTLTSLKQKVVLMAPTGRAAKVFSINSGATAFTIHRKIYRQKTFTGLDTTFNLNDNLHKDTLFIVDEASMISNSSSFTSTFGSGCLLEDLLSYVYNGVNCRLLLIGDNAQLPPIGEETSPALTKEVLERFSLEVYESELNEVLRQNKNSGILWNANIIRTMIDELAYGEPPIMKLKQFSDIEVVYGDELIESLNNSYKQVGVDETMVITRSNARAKIYNLGTRNKVFDYEEELNSGDILMVVKNNYYWTEQAKAPISFLANGDRAIVRRVRNKRELYGLHFTDVLLQFPDYDNYELYTTIILDTLLSDTAALSKEQNELLYKGLLEDYQDVSVKTEKMKQIRSDAYFNALQVKYSYAITCHKAQGGQWAHVYIDQGFLTEDMLNQDYYHWLYTALTRASEKVYLVNWNKKYTDLPED
- the trpS gene encoding tryptophan--tRNA ligase, which produces MEKVVSGIRPTGFLHLGNYFGAVKSFIEMQNDYDCMFFIADWHSLTTSPKPEDIQNSARVILAEYLACGIDPNKAPIYVQSDVKETLELYLYLNMNTYIGELGRVTTFKEKARKQPDNVNAGLFTYPTLMAADILQHRAVKVPVGKDQEQNMEMARKCARRFNNIYGVDFFPEPQNFYFNAKAVKVPGLDGSGKMGKSEGNCIYLHDDDKTITKKVMKAVTDSGPTELNSEKPQVIENLFTFLQICSTQDTYDYFNEQWNNATIRYGELKKQIAQDICATVAPIRERIAEFSSNTELLDKIAKQGADAARESASATLNEIRKIIGFRTL